One Prevotella intermedia ATCC 25611 = DSM 20706 DNA window includes the following coding sequences:
- a CDS encoding glycosyltransferase family 2 protein, which yields MDISVIIPLYNEDESLPELHAWICRVMNANHFSYEIIFVNDGSTDNSWEVIQRLSKENENVRGIKFRRNYGKSPALYCGFKAAQGDVVITMDADLQDSPDEIPALYKMITEEGYDLVSGYKQKRYDPLTKTIPTKLFNATARKISGVKNLHDFNCGLKAYKKAVVKNIEVYGEMHRYIPYLAKEAGFKKIGEKVVHHQARKYGTTKFGINRFFNGYLDLITLWFLTNFGKKPMHVFGLLGSFVFFIGLIAFLWLIVEKIINLLSGIYGDLLTNHASFFIALTAMILGTQLFLAGFLGDLISRNSDRRNDYLIEEEINL from the coding sequence ATGGACATATCTGTTATAATACCACTCTACAACGAAGACGAGAGTTTGCCTGAATTGCACGCTTGGATTTGCAGAGTAATGAACGCCAACCACTTCTCTTACGAGATTATCTTTGTGAACGATGGCTCTACCGACAACAGTTGGGAGGTTATCCAACGCCTCAGCAAAGAAAACGAAAACGTGCGTGGCATTAAGTTTCGCAGGAACTACGGAAAGAGTCCTGCGCTCTATTGCGGCTTTAAAGCAGCGCAAGGCGATGTTGTTATAACAATGGACGCTGACCTTCAAGACTCTCCCGACGAAATTCCTGCACTCTACAAGATGATTACCGAGGAGGGATACGACCTTGTAAGTGGCTACAAACAGAAACGTTACGACCCACTGACAAAGACCATTCCAACCAAGTTATTCAATGCAACAGCACGGAAAATAAGCGGTGTGAAGAATCTACACGACTTCAATTGCGGACTGAAAGCATACAAGAAGGCGGTTGTGAAGAACATTGAGGTGTACGGAGAAATGCACCGCTATATTCCATACTTGGCAAAAGAGGCTGGTTTCAAGAAGATTGGAGAGAAGGTCGTGCACCATCAAGCACGCAAATACGGCACTACAAAGTTCGGAATCAACCGCTTCTTCAATGGATATCTCGACCTTATAACACTCTGGTTCTTAACCAATTTTGGCAAGAAACCTATGCACGTGTTCGGCTTGTTGGGCAGTTTCGTATTCTTCATTGGACTTATTGCCTTCCTTTGGCTTATCGTTGAAAAGATAATCAACCTATTGAGTGGCATTTATGGCGATTTGCTCACCAACCACGCATCGTTCTTTATTGCACTAACAGCTATGATTTTAGGTACACAACTCTTCCTTGCTGGCTTCTTGGGCGACTTGATAAGCCGCAACAGCGATAGACGAAACGACTACCTTATAGAAGAAGAAATAAACTTATAA
- a CDS encoding Crp/Fnr family transcriptional regulator, with the protein MLQIYDKLLELPLFLGIGAADLAEIVSTTKFGFLKLKPKETLVKENDRGGRLYFLMDGKLLVESCADNHSYSVIEEVAAPTAIQPERVFGLVQHYSKTFVAETKCNILYIDKSEVLNLANNYLIFRLNFLNMLSTQAQRCSRLPWQQQPKDIQEKFIHFIRTHCDHPAGKKTIKINMQTLANELHESRLNVSKMLNALNENNTITLMRGEINIPSLEKLR; encoded by the coding sequence ATGCTTCAGATATACGATAAACTCCTTGAGTTGCCCTTGTTTCTTGGTATTGGTGCTGCCGATTTAGCTGAAATCGTCAGTACTACGAAGTTTGGGTTTCTCAAACTGAAACCCAAAGAAACATTGGTAAAGGAGAACGACAGGGGTGGCAGACTCTATTTCCTTATGGACGGCAAACTATTGGTGGAAAGTTGTGCCGACAACCACAGCTATAGCGTCATAGAAGAAGTTGCTGCTCCCACAGCCATACAGCCAGAACGCGTATTCGGACTTGTACAACACTACTCCAAAACCTTCGTTGCAGAAACAAAATGCAACATCTTATACATTGATAAAAGCGAAGTCTTGAACCTTGCTAACAACTATCTCATCTTCCGTTTAAACTTTCTGAATATGCTTTCCACGCAGGCACAGCGTTGCAGTCGCCTACCTTGGCAGCAGCAACCCAAGGACATTCAGGAGAAGTTCATTCACTTTATCAGAACGCATTGCGACCACCCTGCAGGCAAAAAAACTATTAAAATAAATATGCAAACATTGGCTAACGAACTGCACGAAAGCAGGCTCAATGTTTCAAAAATGCTCAATGCTTTAAACGAAAATAATACTATTACACTGATGCGAGGCGAGATAAACATTCCTTCATTAGAAAAATTGCGTTAA
- a CDS encoding FAD:protein FMN transferase, whose amino-acid sequence MNNKTNKKLLWQLPFLALLIIGSIFIIKQQRSTPYQHNEGEVFGTFYHITYQSEQDLQKEIEAELKKVDNSLSTFNKQSVISKVNNNEPTKLDELFVEVFDKAKAISKETNGAFDITVAPLVNLWGFGFKQGKEPSKQKIDSLKQLVGYEKVSLIGKGIKKTDKRIMLDCSAIAKGYGSDMVARLFRKYDIKNFMIEIGGEIVASGNSESRVPWKIGVNKPVEDSTNANTEIQTVLNVTNKAMATSGNYRNFYYKGGKRFAHTIDPKTGYPVQHSLLSATVLTTDCATADAYATAFMVMGIEEAKKVLENHKELMAYFIYADNQGKLQVWYSPELEKKIVQ is encoded by the coding sequence ATGAATAATAAAACAAATAAAAAACTATTATGGCAGTTACCCTTCTTGGCGTTGCTCATAATAGGTTCCATTTTCATCATAAAGCAACAACGTTCCACTCCCTATCAACACAACGAAGGAGAGGTTTTTGGTACGTTTTACCACATAACATATCAAAGCGAACAGGACTTACAGAAAGAAATAGAAGCGGAATTAAAGAAAGTGGACAACTCGTTGTCTACCTTTAACAAGCAATCTGTTATCTCAAAGGTAAACAATAACGAACCTACGAAGCTCGACGAGTTGTTTGTGGAAGTTTTCGACAAGGCAAAAGCAATATCAAAAGAAACAAATGGGGCTTTCGATATTACGGTTGCACCGCTCGTAAACCTATGGGGATTTGGCTTTAAGCAAGGAAAAGAGCCATCAAAGCAAAAGATTGACAGTTTAAAGCAACTCGTTGGCTACGAAAAAGTTTCGTTAATAGGTAAAGGAATCAAAAAGACAGACAAACGCATTATGCTCGATTGCTCTGCCATTGCTAAAGGGTATGGTTCCGATATGGTGGCACGACTGTTCAGAAAGTACGACATCAAGAACTTTATGATAGAGATTGGCGGCGAAATTGTTGCAAGCGGAAACAGCGAAAGTCGTGTGCCTTGGAAGATTGGTGTGAACAAACCCGTTGAAGACAGTACCAATGCGAATACTGAAATACAGACAGTGCTCAACGTTACCAACAAGGCAATGGCAACAAGCGGCAACTATCGCAACTTCTACTATAAGGGTGGAAAGAGATTTGCACACACCATTGACCCCAAGACTGGCTATCCTGTGCAACATTCACTGCTTTCTGCAACCGTGCTGACAACCGATTGTGCCACAGCCGACGCCTATGCAACGGCATTTATGGTAATGGGAATAGAGGAAGCAAAGAAAGTTTTGGAGAACCACAAGGAACTTATGGCATACTTCATCTATGCCGACAACCAAGGCAAACTGCAAGTTTGGTACAGCCCAGAGTTGGAAAAGAAAATAGTGCAATAA
- a CDS encoding glycosyltransferase family 2 protein encodes MKVAIVILNWNGRAMLQQYLPSVVRYSQAEAEVIVADNASTDDSLQWLAENFPHIRTIVLDKNYGFAGGYNMALKQVESDYYILLNSDVEVTHHWLTTLIEEMDAHEEIAACQPKLLAVHDKDAFEYAGASGGFLDKYGYPYCRGRIFDKVEKDNGQYDTNSEIFWATGACLMIRSKDYWAVGGLDERFFAHSEEIDLCWRLQLAGRKIYCFPTSYVYHVGGGTLPKSNPRKTFLNFRNNLTMLWKNLPEEELKSVMRTRWVLDYLAAFEMLLLKFNWGDFLAVIKARRAFKKWRKSFERTKRQGYADKRTPYSILWQYYAKKNDTFDKLQEI; translated from the coding sequence ATGAAAGTAGCCATTGTTATTTTAAACTGGAATGGGCGTGCTATGCTGCAGCAATACCTGCCTTCGGTGGTGCGCTACTCGCAAGCAGAAGCGGAAGTTATCGTAGCCGACAATGCTTCGACCGACGACTCTTTGCAATGGCTTGCAGAGAATTTCCCCCACATCAGAACCATTGTACTCGACAAGAACTATGGATTTGCAGGTGGCTACAATATGGCATTGAAGCAGGTGGAAAGCGATTACTACATTCTGTTGAACAGCGATGTAGAGGTAACACACCATTGGCTGACAACCCTTATTGAAGAAATGGACGCCCACGAAGAGATTGCGGCTTGCCAACCCAAGCTGCTTGCCGTTCACGACAAGGACGCTTTCGAGTATGCAGGAGCTTCGGGCGGGTTCCTCGACAAGTACGGCTACCCTTACTGTCGTGGCAGAATATTCGACAAAGTGGAAAAAGACAACGGGCAATACGATACCAATTCCGAAATATTCTGGGCTACGGGAGCTTGCCTTATGATACGTTCAAAAGACTATTGGGCGGTAGGCGGACTCGACGAACGCTTCTTTGCGCACAGCGAAGAAATAGACCTTTGCTGGCGTTTGCAGCTTGCCGGACGAAAAATATATTGCTTTCCAACCAGCTATGTCTATCACGTGGGAGGCGGAACGCTGCCCAAGTCGAACCCGAGAAAGACTTTCCTGAACTTCCGCAACAACCTTACAATGTTGTGGAAAAACCTTCCCGAGGAAGAATTAAAGTCTGTTATGCGCACAAGATGGGTGCTCGACTATCTTGCAGCCTTCGAAATGCTATTGCTGAAATTCAACTGGGGCGACTTCTTAGCAGTGATAAAAGCGAGAAGAGCTTTCAAAAAGTGGCGGAAATCGTTTGAACGGACAAAGCGACAAGGCTATGCCGACAAGCGCACCCCCTACTCTATTTTGTGGCAATATTATGCAAAGAAAAACGATACATTCGATAAATTGCAAGAAATATAA
- a CDS encoding DUF4199 domain-containing protein yields the protein MNYEEIKQLRAYARYDGIYLAIVWAASFTCFLASPLLGILATFSSILTLSTPFFVAYRLKVYREIGLNGIISFKRAYFYCIRVFMNAALFFSLAQWLYMNFLDHGKVASMVASITSLPEYDSFFAALGISREEFTATLPEAFSATPMVINSLMYEIFFGAIISLIVSALMARNKK from the coding sequence ATGAATTACGAGGAGATAAAACAACTCCGTGCCTACGCACGATACGATGGAATATATTTAGCAATTGTATGGGCAGCAAGTTTCACTTGCTTCTTGGCATCGCCCCTGCTGGGCATTCTTGCCACATTCAGTTCTATACTCACATTGTCTACCCCATTCTTTGTAGCCTACCGACTAAAGGTTTACCGAGAGATTGGACTAAACGGCATCATTTCGTTCAAGCGTGCCTACTTCTATTGCATACGTGTCTTTATGAACGCTGCCCTGTTTTTCAGCTTGGCACAATGGCTTTATATGAACTTTTTAGACCACGGAAAAGTGGCAAGTATGGTAGCTTCGATAACGTCTTTACCCGAATACGATAGCTTTTTTGCTGCCTTAGGCATAAGCAGGGAAGAATTTACAGCAACACTGCCAGAAGCGTTCTCAGCCACGCCGATGGTGATAAACAGCCTGATGTACGAAATATTCTTTGGCGCAATCATCAGTCTTATCGTGTCAGCCCTTATGGCACGCAATAAAAAATAA